From one Nilaparvata lugens isolate BPH chromosome 2, ASM1435652v1, whole genome shotgun sequence genomic stretch:
- the LOC111047049 gene encoding phosphomannomutase, which translates to MGANDFCSKTVCLFDVDGTLTAPRQVITEDMKNNIVSLKKYCTVAVVGGSDMDKICEQLGGKEVLNALDYVFAENGLHAISRGEDLAIQSIQKHLGEEKLQKFINYCLHYMSELQIPVKRGTFIEFRKGMLNISPIGRNCSRQERNDFEIYDREHRIRQTFIDNLQKTFPDFNLKYSIGGQISFDVFPIGWDKTYCLQFLNSFEDIHFFGDKTDIGGNDYEIFIHSKTIGHSVTCPDDTVAHLKKLFPYL; encoded by the exons GTGATAACTGAggatatgaaaaataatattgtaagctTGAAGAAGTATTGCACTGTAGCAGTAGTTGGAGGATCTGACATGGATAAAATATGTGAACAGTTGGGTGGAAAAGAAG TGTTGAATGCATTGGACTACGTATTTGCCGAGAATGGGCTTCATGCAATATCGCGAGGTGAAGACCTGGCAATTCAG AGCATCCAAAAACATTTAGGAGAGGAAAAACTtcagaaattcataaattactGTTTACACTACATGTCGGAGCTTCAAATTCCAGTGAAGCGAGGCACATTCATAGAATTCAGGAAAGGAATGCTCAATATTAGTCCAATTGGAAGAAATTGTTCAAGGCAAGAAAGAAATGATTTCGAGATCTACGATAGAGAGCATAGAATTCGACAAACGTTCATTGATAATCTTCAGAAAACATTTCCAGACTTCAACTTGAAATACTCTATAG GTGGCCAAATAAGTTTCGATGTCTTCCCGATTGGGTGGGACAAGACTTACTGCCTACAAttcttgaacagttttgaagACATCCACTTTTTTGGAGATAAAACTGATATTGGAGGCAATGACTATGAAATATTTATCCATTCAAAGACCATCGGGCATTCAGTTACATGTCCTGATGATACAGTAGCGCATTTGAAGAAACTATTCCCTTATCTATAA